The following are encoded together in the Sphaerodactylus townsendi isolate TG3544 linkage group LG14, MPM_Stown_v2.3, whole genome shotgun sequence genome:
- the TIGAR gene encoding fructose-2,6-bisphosphatase TIGAR isoform X1: protein MRRRCTHACLPLALGECQGGETRYNKEKILQGQGIDEPLSETGFQQARAAGVFLSNTKFTHVFSSDLLRAKQTAASILGKSQFCKETAVKYDPRLRERGYGVAEGRPLSDLRIMAKAAGEQCPSFTPPGGETLEEVKARGEDFFATLCRLIVKEACQEKQAPERTAGNDADKPSTLLTNHHGSREFHSNPIGATEELFASVLVVSHGAYMRSWLSYFVSDLGCILPASLTKTELSSVSPNTGVSQFIVKLESKDNIKPKIQCICLNKNDHLGDVAAEHIKL, encoded by the exons ATGCGCAGGAGGTGCACACATGCATGCCTGCCTTTAGCGTTGGGTGAATGTCAGGG TGGAGAAACAAGATACAATAAAGAGAAGATACTGCAAG GGCAGGGCATAGATGAACCTCTCTCTGAGACAGGCTTCCAACAAGCCCGTGCTGCAGGTGTGTTTCTCAGCAATACCAAATTTACTCATGTGTTCTCAAGTGATCTGCTTCGGGCAAAGCAG ACGGCAGCCTCGATTCTCGGAAAGAGTCAGTTTTGCAAAGAGACTGCAGTAAAGTATGATCCAAGACTCCGAGAACGG GGGTATGGAGTGGCAGAAGGGAGGCCCTTGAGTGATCTCAGGATCATGGCAAAAGCTGCGGGGGAGCAGTGCCCATCCTTTACACCTCCTGGAGGAGAAACCCTAGAAGAA GTAAAAGCACGTGGTGAGGACTTCTTTGCAACTCTTTGCAGGCTCATTGTTAAGGAAGCGTGTCAGGAAAAACAAGCTCCCGAAAGGACAGCCGGAAACGACGCAGACAAACCTAGCACCTTGCTCACAAACCACCACGGAAGCCGGGAGTTTCATTCCAATCCCATTGGAGCTACCGAGGAGCTGTTTGCCAGTGTCCTGGTCGTGAGTCATGGGGCATACATGAGGAGCTGGCTGAGCTATTTTGTTTCGGACCTAGGATGTATTTTGCCAGCCTCTTTGACAAAGACTGAGCTCTCTTCCGTGAGTCCCAACACTGGGGTTAGTCAGTTCATTGTAAAGCTTGAGAGTAAAGATAACATCAAACCTAAAATCCAATGCATTTGTCTGAACAAAAACGATCATTTAGGTGACGTGGCCGCTGAACATATTAAGCTCTGA
- the TIGAR gene encoding fructose-2,6-bisphosphatase TIGAR isoform X2, giving the protein MVTFGLTVVRHGETRYNKEKILQGQGIDEPLSETGFQQARAAGVFLSNTKFTHVFSSDLLRAKQTAASILGKSQFCKETAVKYDPRLRERGYGVAEGRPLSDLRIMAKAAGEQCPSFTPPGGETLEEVKARGEDFFATLCRLIVKEACQEKQAPERTAGNDADKPSTLLTNHHGSREFHSNPIGATEELFASVLVVSHGAYMRSWLSYFVSDLGCILPASLTKTELSSVSPNTGVSQFIVKLESKDNIKPKIQCICLNKNDHLGDVAAEHIKL; this is encoded by the exons ATGGTCACGTTCGGGTTGACCGTTGTCCGGCA TGGAGAAACAAGATACAATAAAGAGAAGATACTGCAAG GGCAGGGCATAGATGAACCTCTCTCTGAGACAGGCTTCCAACAAGCCCGTGCTGCAGGTGTGTTTCTCAGCAATACCAAATTTACTCATGTGTTCTCAAGTGATCTGCTTCGGGCAAAGCAG ACGGCAGCCTCGATTCTCGGAAAGAGTCAGTTTTGCAAAGAGACTGCAGTAAAGTATGATCCAAGACTCCGAGAACGG GGGTATGGAGTGGCAGAAGGGAGGCCCTTGAGTGATCTCAGGATCATGGCAAAAGCTGCGGGGGAGCAGTGCCCATCCTTTACACCTCCTGGAGGAGAAACCCTAGAAGAA GTAAAAGCACGTGGTGAGGACTTCTTTGCAACTCTTTGCAGGCTCATTGTTAAGGAAGCGTGTCAGGAAAAACAAGCTCCCGAAAGGACAGCCGGAAACGACGCAGACAAACCTAGCACCTTGCTCACAAACCACCACGGAAGCCGGGAGTTTCATTCCAATCCCATTGGAGCTACCGAGGAGCTGTTTGCCAGTGTCCTGGTCGTGAGTCATGGGGCATACATGAGGAGCTGGCTGAGCTATTTTGTTTCGGACCTAGGATGTATTTTGCCAGCCTCTTTGACAAAGACTGAGCTCTCTTCCGTGAGTCCCAACACTGGGGTTAGTCAGTTCATTGTAAAGCTTGAGAGTAAAGATAACATCAAACCTAAAATCCAATGCATTTGTCTGAACAAAAACGATCATTTAGGTGACGTGGCCGCTGAACATATTAAGCTCTGA
- the TIGAR gene encoding fructose-2,6-bisphosphatase TIGAR isoform X3 produces the protein MNLSLRQASNKPVLQTAASILGKSQFCKETAVKYDPRLRERGYGVAEGRPLSDLRIMAKAAGEQCPSFTPPGGETLEEVKARGEDFFATLCRLIVKEACQEKQAPERTAGNDADKPSTLLTNHHGSREFHSNPIGATEELFASVLVVSHGAYMRSWLSYFVSDLGCILPASLTKTELSSVSPNTGVSQFIVKLESKDNIKPKIQCICLNKNDHLGDVAAEHIKL, from the exons ATGAACCTCTCTCTGAGACAGGCTTCCAACAAGCCCGTGCTGCAG ACGGCAGCCTCGATTCTCGGAAAGAGTCAGTTTTGCAAAGAGACTGCAGTAAAGTATGATCCAAGACTCCGAGAACGG GGGTATGGAGTGGCAGAAGGGAGGCCCTTGAGTGATCTCAGGATCATGGCAAAAGCTGCGGGGGAGCAGTGCCCATCCTTTACACCTCCTGGAGGAGAAACCCTAGAAGAA GTAAAAGCACGTGGTGAGGACTTCTTTGCAACTCTTTGCAGGCTCATTGTTAAGGAAGCGTGTCAGGAAAAACAAGCTCCCGAAAGGACAGCCGGAAACGACGCAGACAAACCTAGCACCTTGCTCACAAACCACCACGGAAGCCGGGAGTTTCATTCCAATCCCATTGGAGCTACCGAGGAGCTGTTTGCCAGTGTCCTGGTCGTGAGTCATGGGGCATACATGAGGAGCTGGCTGAGCTATTTTGTTTCGGACCTAGGATGTATTTTGCCAGCCTCTTTGACAAAGACTGAGCTCTCTTCCGTGAGTCCCAACACTGGGGTTAGTCAGTTCATTGTAAAGCTTGAGAGTAAAGATAACATCAAACCTAAAATCCAATGCATTTGTCTGAACAAAAACGATCATTTAGGTGACGTGGCCGCTGAACATATTAAGCTCTGA